The following coding sequences lie in one Leptospira ryugenii genomic window:
- the rpmG gene encoding 50S ribosomal protein L33, which translates to MREVIKLSCTTCETPGRSTYFQTKNKKTKSEKLVTKKYCKFCQKHTDHKESKV; encoded by the coding sequence ATGAGAGAAGTCATAAAATTATCGTGCACTACCTGCGAGACTCCTGGTCGATCCACGTATTTTCAAACTAAAAACAAGAAGACAAAGTCGGAAAAATTAGTTACGAAAAAATACTGTAAATTTTGCCAAAAGCATACAGACCATAAGGAATCCAAAGTCTAA
- a CDS encoding TraR/DksA family transcriptional regulator: MAKQAAKSVEKGVDKKFIEEVKELLQEKKESLLIKLNQWEDTSSPSGLKEMGDIADIASELNFEALSSVLTENEIETLKEIEYALEKIENGSYGICEGTGKKIPVARLKAIPWTRYTVEYAEQIAKSKARSGNNYHRMDTLSSYPSTSMDMDSLE, from the coding sequence ATGGCAAAACAAGCAGCAAAGTCAGTAGAGAAGGGTGTAGACAAAAAGTTCATTGAGGAAGTGAAAGAGCTTCTCCAAGAGAAAAAGGAGTCTCTCCTCATTAAATTGAACCAATGGGAAGACACGAGCTCTCCTTCTGGCCTAAAGGAAATGGGCGACATTGCTGACATTGCGTCTGAGTTGAATTTTGAAGCCTTGAGTTCTGTTTTGACAGAAAATGAAATCGAAACTTTGAAAGAGATCGAATATGCTCTGGAAAAGATCGAAAATGGCTCTTATGGGATTTGCGAAGGCACAGGCAAAAAGATCCCAGTCGCCCGTTTGAAGGCCATTCCGTGGACCCGATACACGGTAGAATATGCTGAACAGATTGCAAAAAGCAAAGCTAGGTCTGGCAATAACTACCATAGAATGGATACCCTCTCTTCTTACCCAAGCACCTCGATGGATATGGACTCCTTAGAATAA
- a CDS encoding AMP-binding protein → MPELIFANTDYFLSGAWETALAMGKTSPILIDPKWEGTSLHSQLQTSLHKLPSAEDGHFWMATSGSTGTIKLVEKSLAELRAEVDFWIDASALAWKLSEIDRFFVSVPLCHLYGLLWGYLIPKTLGKPIFLHAFRDPKDGLPSEKSKHDLLVSIPYLIDRNLQEKQNLPQKILSSGAKFPVPLAKRIREMGHYSVQEIYGSTETGAMGVRDPLFEARFYLLASVEPKSKWIDGQSILQVKSPFISKRAFKDSGDHWIAESLLDENGFYETGDAGELNEDQWNLHGRVDRIIKRKGKRVSLDHIENLIQSLDHEMKEIFCASKSVGGEDRVYCFYVGGKMKGSFLETMQAELPKSLLPDEIIEMESLPKLPNGKTDNRALLKSLP, encoded by the coding sequence ATGCCTGAACTTATCTTTGCCAATACAGATTACTTCCTTTCGGGAGCATGGGAAACTGCATTGGCAATGGGAAAGACAAGCCCCATTCTCATAGATCCGAAATGGGAAGGAACCTCTCTCCATTCCCAACTCCAAACAAGTTTGCACAAACTTCCCTCAGCGGAAGACGGTCATTTCTGGATGGCGACTTCTGGTTCCACTGGCACCATCAAATTGGTGGAAAAATCCCTCGCGGAATTGAGAGCAGAAGTGGACTTTTGGATCGATGCCTCAGCCTTAGCATGGAAGCTATCGGAGATCGATAGATTCTTTGTTTCTGTGCCCCTCTGCCATTTGTACGGTCTTCTATGGGGCTATCTGATCCCCAAAACCTTAGGAAAGCCGATTTTTTTACATGCTTTTCGAGATCCAAAAGATGGCTTGCCATCTGAAAAATCCAAACATGATCTACTGGTCTCCATCCCCTATCTCATTGATCGGAACCTGCAAGAAAAGCAAAACCTACCCCAAAAAATTCTCAGTTCTGGAGCAAAGTTCCCCGTACCCTTGGCCAAACGAATACGAGAGATGGGTCACTATTCTGTGCAAGAAATCTATGGATCAACGGAAACAGGAGCTATGGGCGTTCGGGATCCATTGTTTGAAGCAAGATTTTATTTGTTAGCTAGTGTGGAACCAAAGAGCAAATGGATAGATGGCCAATCCATACTCCAAGTAAAGAGTCCATTTATCTCCAAAAGAGCTTTCAAAGATTCGGGAGACCATTGGATAGCAGAATCCCTCTTAGACGAAAATGGATTTTACGAGACAGGCGATGCAGGGGAACTGAATGAAGACCAATGGAATCTCCATGGACGAGTGGATCGTATCATCAAACGGAAAGGGAAAAGAGTATCTCTCGACCATATTGAAAATTTAATCCAAAGTCTAGACCATGAAATGAAGGAAATCTTCTGTGCATCAAAATCCGTTGGCGGCGAAGACAGAGTGTACTGTTTTTATGTGGGAGGTAAGATGAAAGGATCTTTTTTGGAGACCATGCAGGCTGAACTTCCAAAGAGTTTACTCCCAGACGAAATCATAGAAATGGAGAGCCTTCCAAAGTTACCCAATGGAAAAACAGACAACCGTGCCCTACTAAAAAGTTTACCTTAA
- a CDS encoding LruC domain-containing protein, translating to MKKTLIILVIPFLFLACSNKKKGLLLLPPGLLGGDSNSSSTQAPTSADSNTFSVVGLDATATTGTSSGSSSGSSTGGTGSTTETSPTTVTSTTTTTVVNQTTANGGFNFETNVTVPITVNLQNEAGPIANAPVTISENSTGETNVLGQGNTDANGSATINISVPPTVVEVAISVVGVNPSTGQVEEITGSAPIQLSNNNGTVIVSPTVNLVADQFQPVNGCVAAVDTDCDGVANLYDEFPEDPNLSSTARSGRYTIAFEDLFPNAGDADLNDHTTVFSTEMDKTPDNKVKEIRGIFTHVGKGAGYNHELRLKLDVNSAATVQISYVDGSGNPWSGCAGATKYVSGASGDCTGGNLSAQALKTGILILPSSDKTLFGKQNSPAPNASFTANDFVRGVTANITITFDQAVDLNTAKNTVGGHLNYFLAFNQKTNGVYRQIYRPGFVFDGSGKDVYIDSKGFPWAIIVPGVFNHPTAGSDIRKASSTGYAYFNTWAESFGVQHKDWYTQVTNPTYIVKVKDFYTETGFSAYLVKAVKSNIFEISASLIVLGAAMGFLFKKRATKKSA from the coding sequence ATGAAAAAGACGCTCATCATACTCGTGATTCCCTTTCTCTTTTTGGCTTGTTCCAACAAGAAAAAAGGATTACTTCTTCTCCCTCCAGGTTTGTTAGGCGGAGATAGCAATTCTTCTAGCACACAGGCGCCAACTTCGGCAGACTCGAACACCTTTTCGGTAGTAGGATTAGATGCCACTGCGACTACAGGCACTAGCTCTGGCAGCTCAAGTGGTAGTTCCACGGGAGGCACAGGCAGCACAACGGAGACCAGCCCTACTACCGTTACCTCTACCACAACCACTACCGTTGTGAACCAGACAACAGCCAATGGTGGCTTTAACTTTGAAACAAATGTTACCGTGCCCATCACAGTTAATTTGCAAAACGAAGCGGGCCCGATCGCAAACGCACCTGTCACGATCTCAGAAAATTCTACTGGAGAAACCAATGTTCTTGGCCAAGGAAATACCGATGCCAATGGTTCTGCTACGATCAATATTTCGGTTCCGCCGACTGTTGTAGAGGTTGCCATCAGTGTCGTTGGAGTGAACCCAAGCACAGGCCAAGTAGAGGAAATTACAGGTTCGGCTCCTATCCAATTGTCCAATAACAATGGAACCGTCATCGTTTCACCAACAGTCAATTTAGTTGCCGACCAGTTCCAACCAGTGAACGGCTGTGTTGCGGCAGTGGACACAGATTGTGATGGTGTTGCCAACCTTTACGATGAATTTCCGGAAGACCCAAATCTATCTTCTACCGCACGTTCGGGAAGATACACAATTGCCTTCGAAGATTTATTCCCAAATGCTGGGGATGCGGATCTTAACGACCACACCACTGTATTTAGCACTGAAATGGACAAAACTCCAGACAATAAAGTGAAAGAGATCCGAGGGATATTCACACACGTAGGAAAAGGAGCAGGTTATAACCACGAACTTCGATTGAAGTTGGATGTAAACTCTGCAGCTACTGTCCAAATCTCCTATGTAGATGGATCTGGTAACCCTTGGTCTGGATGTGCTGGCGCAACAAAATACGTGTCAGGCGCCTCGGGAGACTGTACGGGTGGGAACTTGAGTGCTCAAGCCCTCAAAACAGGTATTTTGATTTTACCTAGCTCAGACAAAACTTTGTTCGGAAAGCAAAACTCTCCAGCACCCAATGCAAGCTTCACAGCAAACGATTTTGTGAGAGGAGTGACGGCAAATATTACGATCACTTTCGACCAAGCTGTTGATTTAAATACTGCAAAGAATACTGTTGGGGGACACCTCAATTACTTCTTAGCCTTCAACCAAAAAACAAATGGCGTATACCGACAAATCTACCGCCCAGGCTTTGTGTTTGATGGCAGTGGTAAAGATGTTTATATAGACTCCAAAGGCTTCCCTTGGGCCATTATCGTTCCTGGTGTCTTCAACCACCCAACGGCTGGTTCTGATATCCGAAAAGCTTCTTCTACTGGCTATGCCTACTTCAATACTTGGGCGGAGTCTTTCGGTGTCCAACACAAAGATTGGTATACCCAAGTGACAAATCCAACCTACATAGTAAAGGTAAAGGATTTCTATACAGAGACTGGATTTTCAGCCTACCTAGTAAAGGCAGTGAAGTCCAATATCTTTGAAATCTCAGCAAGTTTGATTGTTCTCGGAGCTGCTATGGGCTTCCTTTTCAAAAAACGAGCTACGAAAAAATCCGCTTAG
- a CDS encoding gamma-glutamylcyclotransferase family protein has translation MIGNLFVYGSLKDAVRIRSALPKAFVLRKNVRIFGYEMYEYERYPILLPKWGSSVWGEIHLLPDSDWEVLDAYEETHLGVYERIFDETYSFYLYIAGANAKIKTSALLPEGLWPSDEFG, from the coding sequence ATGATTGGGAATCTTTTCGTCTATGGAAGCTTAAAGGATGCTGTTCGGATCCGATCAGCTTTGCCAAAGGCTTTTGTCCTGCGAAAGAATGTGAGGATTTTTGGCTATGAAATGTATGAGTATGAGAGATATCCGATCCTTCTTCCCAAATGGGGGAGCTCGGTTTGGGGAGAGATCCACCTTCTGCCTGACTCAGACTGGGAAGTTTTGGATGCCTACGAAGAGACCCATCTCGGGGTATACGAAAGGATTTTCGACGAAACCTACTCTTTTTACCTATACATTGCAGGAGCCAATGCCAAAATCAAAACATCTGCCCTTCTCCCAGAAGGCCTTTGGCCCTCTGATGAGTTTGGGTAA
- a CDS encoding ubiquinone/menaquinone biosynthesis methyltransferase, whose product MSQYQLPSPEKKPEYVKSNFDDIAKAYDRFNDWNSFFLHRNWKNWLVDQIKTNTEKPTVGLDLCCGTGDITKRLRETFPKTVQIIGLDFSENMLSYAKHKLNEDDTVKLIVGDAMNLKDFSDGSVDFVSMGFGLRNVSDLHKCLKEIHRILKPDGVFINLDVGKVKPKFLKFFADFYFFKIVPIFGYLIFGSQHEMFDYLPHSSTTYPDQDTLLKILVGMGFKEVRYRNFVFGNAVAHIAKKS is encoded by the coding sequence ATGAGCCAGTATCAATTACCCAGCCCTGAAAAGAAACCTGAATATGTAAAATCCAATTTTGATGACATTGCAAAAGCCTATGACAGATTCAATGATTGGAATAGTTTTTTCTTACACCGAAATTGGAAAAATTGGCTCGTCGATCAAATCAAAACCAACACAGAAAAGCCGACAGTGGGTCTGGACTTATGCTGTGGGACTGGTGACATTACAAAAAGGCTCCGTGAGACATTCCCAAAGACAGTTCAAATAATAGGATTGGATTTTTCCGAAAATATGCTCTCGTACGCCAAGCATAAATTAAACGAAGATGATACCGTAAAACTCATCGTAGGTGATGCAATGAACTTGAAAGATTTTTCTGATGGTTCTGTCGACTTTGTCAGTATGGGTTTTGGTTTACGAAATGTCTCAGACCTACATAAGTGCTTAAAAGAAATACACCGCATTCTAAAGCCAGATGGCGTTTTCATAAATTTGGATGTAGGTAAGGTAAAGCCAAAATTCTTGAAGTTCTTTGCAGACTTTTATTTTTTCAAAATCGTTCCTATCTTTGGCTACTTAATCTTTGGTTCCCAACATGAAATGTTTGATTATCTACCTCATTCTTCCACGACCTACCCTGACCAAGATACCCTTCTCAAAATTCTTGTCGGTATGGGGTTTAAGGAAGTTCGCTACCGAAATTTTGTCTTTGGGAACGCCGTAGCACATATAGCGAAGAAATCTTGA
- a CDS encoding MotA/TolQ/ExbB proton channel family protein, with protein sequence MNGTISQGANFILVVLGIFSILGLGTFLYLIKEMQKAKSNLKRATGVSSQREEEDFDLEVANIEMALDWFPSFASIAMLLGLLGTVLGIYTSFSEMQAAGKATMDVLAGGIKDALLTTIVGLLVAIPFQIYSQILESLFFKLKESHIRSKKS encoded by the coding sequence ATGAATGGGACAATTTCGCAGGGTGCAAATTTCATTTTAGTTGTATTGGGAATATTTTCTATCTTGGGTTTGGGAACTTTTCTCTACCTCATCAAAGAAATGCAAAAAGCAAAATCCAATCTCAAGAGAGCGACAGGAGTTTCCAGCCAAAGGGAAGAGGAAGACTTTGATCTTGAAGTTGCCAATATTGAGATGGCACTCGATTGGTTTCCTTCCTTTGCTTCGATTGCAATGCTACTTGGGCTTTTGGGAACGGTACTTGGAATTTATACCTCATTTTCGGAGATGCAAGCAGCTGGTAAGGCGACTATGGATGTACTCGCTGGTGGTATCAAAGATGCCTTATTGACGACAATCGTAGGTTTACTGGTTGCGATCCCATTCCAGATCTACTCACAAATATTAGAATCCCTTTTCTTTAAACTAAAGGAATCTCATATCAGGAGCAAAAAGAGCTGA
- a CDS encoding ExbD/TolR family protein translates to MSSLRRKRRSNLDLSSLLDILFILLIFLMLSVRFTDLHSFIELDLPSVESQSLGDQKSRILISIKNNETFFLNQTELEKDLFYKELNLKISADNKMMVVLELEKKVPFYLFLEVSEFLKKRGVNQVQILTKNP, encoded by the coding sequence ATGAGCTCTCTTCGTAGAAAGAGAAGGTCCAATTTGGATCTAAGCAGTCTTTTAGATATACTTTTTATATTGCTAATTTTTCTGATGCTATCGGTTCGTTTTACCGATTTGCACTCGTTTATAGAATTGGATTTGCCATCTGTCGAATCACAGAGTTTAGGCGACCAAAAATCCAGAATCTTAATTAGTATCAAAAATAATGAAACTTTTTTTTTGAATCAAACTGAACTAGAGAAAGATCTATTCTATAAAGAATTGAATCTTAAAATCAGTGCAGATAATAAAATGATGGTAGTGCTCGAATTAGAAAAAAAAGTCCCGTTCTATCTTTTTCTAGAGGTATCGGAGTTTTTGAAAAAGAGAGGGGTTAACCAAGTCCAGATACTCACAAAGAACCCTTAA
- a CDS encoding sensor histidine kinase produces the protein MPITWSIIFLLLLVSFVFGVSISILFFFLQKSSSVFSKKIDQDIYETANSIIIRWKPDFSVISINPYAEDFFSIPSKDAIGKHILKFLFLVPEERAERLKLFLLNILNLPDQFVRQEYEVYLKDGTKKTITWSNRVFRDKNGNPIEILSIGNDITNRILAEEKLKTAAKQAKNANQSKSIFFSKITHELRTPLHAVIGFSQILEKDPGLPNHLRGYVESMYKNGLHLLSLINDLLDLSKIEAGKMTESSDLFTLGKIWENLFSLFAYQFVEKKIRFSLVQRKIDYDRIYIGDEQKILQILINLLGNALKFTNRGEVTVDIDIIPSKAKDQSSFEVIVFRVKDTGQGIAKDQLERIFEAFHQGENSSSYQKGTGLGLSISHQLVEFLGGTISVQSEVSFGSQFEFQIPLKISNQETNPIIKSPVIQRISTDHLRTDEESLQEEILLVQTFLKETEENIQKEILKSIRFQDFTRLKELLRNLPERSDAIELLNQKIAEKKFKFFISLIQSI, from the coding sequence ATGCCGATTACCTGGTCCATTATTTTTCTTTTGCTTTTGGTATCTTTTGTTTTTGGTGTGTCTATATCCATTTTATTCTTTTTCCTTCAGAAATCCTCTTCCGTCTTTTCCAAAAAAATCGACCAAGATATTTATGAAACTGCAAACTCTATTATCATCAGATGGAAGCCTGATTTTTCCGTTATCTCCATCAATCCATATGCTGAGGATTTTTTTTCTATACCGTCAAAGGATGCAATAGGTAAACATATCTTAAAATTCTTATTTTTGGTACCAGAAGAAAGAGCAGAAAGACTAAAACTCTTTTTGCTGAATATTCTCAATTTACCAGATCAATTCGTGCGACAAGAATACGAAGTGTACCTCAAAGATGGTACAAAAAAAACTATTACTTGGTCAAATCGAGTCTTTAGAGACAAAAATGGTAACCCGATAGAGATTTTATCCATTGGTAATGATATCACAAATAGAATTTTAGCCGAAGAAAAACTTAAGACTGCCGCAAAACAGGCAAAGAACGCAAACCAATCAAAATCTATTTTCTTTTCTAAGATTACCCATGAACTTCGAACACCTTTACATGCAGTGATTGGTTTCTCTCAAATTCTAGAAAAAGACCCAGGTCTTCCTAACCATTTGCGCGGATATGTGGAATCTATGTACAAAAATGGTCTACACCTTCTCAGTCTGATCAATGATCTTTTGGACCTCTCCAAAATTGAGGCAGGTAAAATGACAGAATCTTCAGATTTGTTCACTCTGGGAAAAATTTGGGAAAATCTCTTCTCGTTGTTTGCCTACCAGTTCGTTGAAAAGAAAATCCGTTTCTCTCTGGTCCAAAGAAAGATAGATTACGATAGAATATACATTGGTGATGAACAAAAAATCCTGCAAATATTGATCAATCTACTTGGCAATGCCTTAAAATTTACAAACCGAGGGGAGGTAACAGTTGATATTGATATTATCCCTTCCAAGGCAAAGGACCAATCGAGTTTTGAAGTCATTGTCTTTCGAGTCAAAGATACTGGCCAAGGCATCGCAAAAGACCAGTTAGAACGTATTTTTGAGGCCTTCCACCAAGGGGAAAATAGCTCCTCTTACCAAAAAGGAACTGGCTTAGGACTATCCATATCACATCAGTTAGTTGAATTTTTAGGAGGTACGATTTCTGTGCAAAGCGAAGTTTCTTTTGGTTCCCAGTTTGAATTCCAAATCCCACTAAAAATCTCCAACCAAGAAACAAATCCTATCATCAAAAGCCCTGTCATCCAGAGAATCAGTACAGATCATCTACGAACAGATGAAGAATCCCTTCAAGAAGAGATACTTCTCGTACAAACATTTCTGAAGGAAACCGAAGAGAACATTCAGAAGGAAATCTTAAAATCCATTCGTTTCCAAGATTTCACTCGATTAAAAGAACTGTTACGTAACCTTCCAGAAAGATCAGATGCGATTGAATTACTGAACCAAAAGATAGCGGAAAAAAAGTTTAAATTTTTCATTTCCTTGATCCAATCTATCTAA
- a CDS encoding PP2C family protein-serine/threonine phosphatase translates to MDSLSNFKLPKQSAKISFMRVGTISAKILVVDDNETNIEIITHILLSAGYEIAVAYDGEYALELLEALDFDLILLDILLPGISGLEAAKQILNHNQKKDTPIIFLSALNETSDIVRGLNAGAVDYISKPFQEEEVLARIRNQLRIRDLEKEKNRLIQAINNDLDLAKANQQNLVSYHFPPSPAYQIYSSYTPMDKIGGDLITYDLLVNGDLDILFGDVTGHGIAAAMVSLMAIITFKTMNKSFMSPSECMTWIHNTLGPMISSHFISGVYLRYNPENKLISYSMAGHHPIFLIRRDQILKLGTKGFCLMMFPQLQIENEEMILESGDKLFLFSDGMFEVPNKEDHYMGESAFEGIVKKYLELGGESFLKNVQSEVLEYANGMIADDMTMLLLEIN, encoded by the coding sequence GTGGATTCTCTTTCCAATTTTAAGTTGCCAAAGCAATCCGCCAAGATAAGTTTTATGCGAGTGGGTACTATTTCTGCAAAAATCTTAGTGGTAGATGACAATGAAACCAATATTGAAATCATCACACACATTCTTCTATCTGCAGGATATGAAATTGCTGTCGCTTATGACGGCGAATATGCCCTTGAGCTTTTAGAGGCATTGGATTTTGATCTGATCCTCTTAGACATTCTTTTGCCAGGGATAAGTGGCCTAGAGGCAGCCAAACAAATCTTAAATCATAACCAAAAGAAGGATACACCGATCATCTTTCTTTCAGCCTTAAACGAAACATCGGATATAGTAAGAGGATTGAATGCAGGTGCAGTCGATTATATTTCCAAGCCATTCCAAGAAGAAGAAGTACTTGCACGAATCCGCAACCAACTGAGGATCCGAGACCTAGAAAAAGAAAAGAATAGGTTGATCCAAGCGATCAACAATGACCTAGACCTGGCAAAAGCAAACCAACAAAACTTGGTCAGTTACCACTTCCCACCTTCACCTGCCTATCAAATCTATTCCTCCTATACTCCTATGGATAAGATTGGAGGTGACCTGATCACATATGACTTGTTAGTAAACGGTGATCTGGATATTCTTTTTGGTGATGTCACGGGCCATGGAATTGCGGCGGCTATGGTATCGCTCATGGCCATCATAACTTTCAAGACGATGAATAAATCTTTCATGAGTCCGAGTGAATGTATGACTTGGATACACAATACACTTGGACCTATGATTTCCAGTCATTTCATTAGTGGAGTCTATTTGAGGTACAATCCAGAAAACAAATTGATATCTTACTCAATGGCGGGCCACCATCCGATTTTTTTAATCCGCAGAGACCAAATCCTTAAGCTTGGAACAAAAGGATTTTGTTTGATGATGTTCCCTCAATTGCAAATTGAAAATGAAGAAATGATCCTTGAAAGTGGGGATAAGCTATTTTTGTTCAGTGACGGCATGTTTGAAGTTCCGAACAAAGAAGACCATTATATGGGTGAATCCGCATTTGAAGGCATAGTAAAAAAATATTTGGAACTTGGAGGTGAATCCTTTCTAAAAAATGTACAATCCGAAGTTCTAGAATATGCAAATGGTATGATCGCAGATGATATGACTATGCTTCTTCTGGAGATCAACTAA
- the dinB gene encoding DNA polymerase IV, producing the protein MTSSRKIIHIDMDAFYASVEQRDRPEWKGKPVVVGGSPHSRGVVCAASYEARTFGIRSAMPCYRAYQLCPTAIFTAPRFDVYKQISKEIREIFFEYTDLVEPLSLDEAYLDVTTNKRHIPHASTIAKEIRRKVFEKTSLTCSAGVASTKFLAKMASEKNKPNGLCVILPEETESFLSDLSLSQFHGIGQKTALRLKELGYERGRDLLNVKEEELIKLFGKMGKSFFQMMRGIDDRPVVPYREAKSIGVETTFLRDSSDLPFLLSQLNALSEELALRMEKKQRQGKTITIKVKYSDFMVRSKSQSFSNFLYLAHDLFEQSSILFTNLWNEDSEHLQKIRLLGISISNLNSKPKNEDGQLELFSV; encoded by the coding sequence ATGACTTCAAGCCGTAAAATCATACATATTGATATGGATGCTTTTTACGCATCAGTAGAACAAAGGGATAGACCTGAATGGAAAGGAAAACCAGTCGTTGTAGGTGGATCTCCACATAGCAGAGGAGTTGTTTGTGCTGCGAGCTATGAAGCAAGGACCTTTGGCATACGATCGGCTATGCCTTGTTACCGAGCCTACCAATTATGCCCAACCGCAATTTTTACCGCGCCACGTTTCGATGTTTATAAACAAATCTCAAAAGAGATTAGGGAAATATTCTTTGAATATACAGATTTGGTGGAGCCTCTATCTTTAGATGAAGCCTATCTAGATGTCACCACCAACAAACGCCACATTCCTCATGCTAGTACCATAGCAAAAGAAATCCGAAGGAAGGTGTTCGAAAAAACTTCACTCACTTGTTCAGCCGGAGTGGCTTCTACAAAATTTCTGGCAAAGATGGCCTCAGAAAAAAATAAACCGAACGGCCTCTGTGTGATTCTACCAGAAGAAACAGAATCCTTTCTCTCTGATCTGAGTTTATCACAATTTCATGGGATAGGGCAGAAGACGGCTTTGCGACTCAAAGAATTGGGTTATGAGCGAGGAAGAGATCTTTTGAATGTGAAGGAAGAAGAACTCATTAAATTATTCGGAAAAATGGGAAAATCTTTTTTTCAAATGATGCGAGGGATTGATGACAGACCCGTTGTTCCTTACCGTGAGGCAAAATCAATCGGTGTTGAGACTACTTTTTTACGAGACAGTTCTGATCTGCCATTTCTTTTATCTCAATTGAATGCACTTTCGGAAGAGCTGGCTTTGCGCATGGAAAAAAAGCAAAGGCAAGGGAAAACAATTACTATCAAAGTCAAATATTCTGATTTTATGGTCCGTTCCAAAAGCCAAAGTTTCTCAAACTTTTTGTACTTGGCACATGACCTCTTTGAACAATCCTCTATTTTATTTACAAATCTTTGGAATGAGGACTCGGAACATTTACAAAAAATCAGATTACTGGGGATTTCCATTTCCAATTTAAACTCTAAGCCCAAAAACGAGGATGGGCAGTTAGAATTATTTTCTGTATGA
- a CDS encoding alpha/beta hydrolase, producing the protein MLEEEPLETLGPLEVIRVQGDPDAPTIVIFHGYGASAYDLYPIHEVLTTEQNFNWVFANGHLKVPIMPGYNGRAWFPIDMAALEEAMRTKNFRNFADRDPEGMSVARDAALLMLHTLGVPFDQIILGGFSQGAMLATDLSLRSETSPKGLMVLSGALVNESLWKTLAPKKQNLRFLQSHGEYDQVLGYASAKQLERLFRESGLLGEFVGFPGGHEIPQVVIQAMSRYLNSLS; encoded by the coding sequence ATGTTAGAAGAAGAACCATTAGAAACCTTAGGTCCTCTAGAGGTCATCCGTGTGCAAGGTGACCCAGATGCCCCCACTATCGTTATCTTCCACGGATATGGAGCCAGTGCTTATGATCTGTATCCGATCCATGAAGTCTTAACAACAGAGCAGAATTTCAATTGGGTTTTTGCAAACGGGCATCTCAAAGTACCCATTATGCCGGGTTATAATGGAAGAGCTTGGTTTCCTATCGATATGGCTGCCTTAGAAGAAGCTATGCGCACAAAAAATTTTCGTAATTTTGCGGATAGAGACCCAGAAGGTATGTCAGTGGCAAGAGATGCTGCTCTACTCATGTTGCATACATTAGGCGTTCCGTTTGACCAAATTATTTTAGGTGGCTTTTCTCAAGGTGCCATGTTAGCAACGGACCTCAGTCTACGTTCTGAGACTAGTCCCAAAGGACTGATGGTGCTTTCAGGAGCCCTGGTAAATGAATCCCTTTGGAAGACACTGGCACCCAAAAAACAAAATCTAAGGTTTTTGCAATCTCATGGAGAGTATGACCAAGTCCTTGGTTATGCGAGCGCAAAACAATTGGAGAGACTCTTCAGAGAAAGTGGACTACTAGGAGAGTTCGTAGGATTTCCTGGTGGCCACGAAATCCCGCAAGTTGTCATCCAAGCCATGAGTCGGTATCTCAATAGTCTTTCTTGA